A region from the Candidatus Binatia bacterium genome encodes:
- a CDS encoding PTS sugar transporter subunit IIA produces MVTRVSDALGGTVVVRPSWGTFEETVDQLIAVLVSSGRLGSSRAAVAGQRIREREAIAGTAMVDIGVSIPHARIAGVDRIVAAMAVSSGAVYEVAAGLPISIVVLVLSSPDLTGEHLDFLSGVSHLLQSDRMRELLRHAGSVDEVVDLVRGSEIARG; encoded by the coding sequence ATGGTTACGCGGGTCAGCGACGCCCTCGGTGGAACGGTGGTCGTGCGCCCGTCATGGGGCACATTCGAGGAAACCGTCGACCAGCTCATCGCCGTGCTGGTAAGCTCGGGCCGCCTCGGCAGCTCCAGGGCGGCGGTCGCCGGGCAGCGTATCCGCGAGCGCGAAGCGATTGCGGGTACCGCTATGGTCGACATCGGCGTCAGTATTCCACATGCCCGTATCGCCGGGGTCGATCGGATCGTCGCCGCCATGGCGGTTTCTTCGGGCGCCGTTTACGAAGTCGCAGCCGGTTTGCCGATATCCATCGTCGTGTTGGTATTGTCGTCGCCGGACCTGACCGGCGAGCACCTGGACTTCCTGTCCGGCGTCTCCCATCTCCTGCAGTCCGACCGGATGCGCGAACTCCTGCGGCACGCAGGCTCGGTCGACGAGGTGGTCGATCTGGTGCGCGGCAGCGAGATCGCCCGCGGCTGA
- the malQ gene encoding 4-alpha-glucanotransferase: protein MISGQGFPRAAGVAIPLFSLRGTHDAGTGAIADLFGTIDWMAWWHHRVLQLLPINEADPDNTSPYDALSAFAIDPSYISAADVPDVQDNPAAQEWLQSAEAGAVLRAARAARRRRRAAYDYKLRLLEWGYEHFAQYAPDHPRRQAFDHFCVHFKWWLDEYSLYRALKEEQGWRSWEEWPLPLRDRQARALAMARDRLAARTRFFRYVQWVAAEQWWALRRHAYERRVLLKGDLPFVCARDSADVWAHPHLFDLSGSAGAPPDDFSAAGQAWGLPLYNWVALRAGGFGWWRERARHARDFYDIFRVDHVVGLYRTYSIPVCKGGTSGFVPREETVQRAQGIALMRALLEEAGPTTMVVAEDLGTVPLWVRESLGQLRVPGYRVFRWERHDHVYTDPRDYPPLSVATTGTHDTETLAEWWKTLPDGERLAVERAVGLIDHEPPPPAPRSFAEVHLPVLQRLYESGSALTILPVQDMFGWSDRINVPATVGPENWSWRLPVPTQQLDEMPGVRARLEHLRGIVDRSGRWS from the coding sequence ATGATCTCGGGCCAGGGGTTCCCCCGCGCCGCAGGGGTGGCGATTCCTCTGTTTTCCCTGCGGGGAACTCACGACGCCGGCACCGGTGCGATCGCCGACCTCTTCGGGACGATCGACTGGATGGCGTGGTGGCATCATCGCGTCTTGCAATTGCTGCCGATTAACGAGGCGGACCCGGACAACACCAGTCCCTACGACGCCCTGAGCGCCTTTGCCATCGACCCGAGTTACATCTCCGCCGCCGATGTCCCGGACGTTCAGGACAACCCCGCCGCGCAGGAGTGGCTGCAAAGCGCCGAAGCCGGGGCGGTGTTGAGAGCGGCGCGGGCCGCCCGGCGGCGGCGGCGGGCGGCCTACGACTACAAGCTGCGGTTGCTCGAATGGGGGTACGAACATTTCGCGCAGTACGCCCCCGACCATCCGCGCCGCCAGGCGTTCGATCATTTCTGTGTCCACTTCAAGTGGTGGCTGGACGAGTACTCTCTCTATCGTGCGCTGAAGGAAGAGCAGGGCTGGCGCAGTTGGGAAGAGTGGCCGCTGCCGCTGCGCGATCGTCAGGCTCGCGCCCTCGCGATGGCGCGCGACCGGCTTGCGGCCCGGACCCGTTTCTTCCGGTACGTGCAGTGGGTGGCGGCCGAGCAGTGGTGGGCCTTGCGGCGCCACGCCTACGAACGGCGCGTGCTGCTCAAGGGCGACCTGCCGTTCGTCTGCGCCCGCGACAGCGCCGACGTCTGGGCGCATCCGCATCTCTTCGACCTCAGCGGTTCGGCCGGCGCTCCACCCGACGACTTCAGCGCCGCCGGTCAGGCATGGGGTCTGCCGCTCTACAACTGGGTGGCGCTGCGAGCCGGCGGTTTCGGTTGGTGGCGCGAGCGTGCCCGGCACGCGCGCGATTTCTACGACATCTTCCGCGTCGACCACGTCGTCGGGTTGTATCGAACCTACTCGATCCCCGTGTGCAAGGGCGGCACCTCGGGTTTCGTACCCCGCGAGGAAACCGTGCAACGTGCGCAGGGCATCGCCCTGATGCGCGCCCTGCTCGAAGAGGCGGGCCCCACCACGATGGTTGTTGCCGAGGATCTCGGCACCGTGCCGCTGTGGGTTCGGGAGTCCCTCGGACAGTTGCGGGTGCCCGGCTACCGGGTCTTCCGCTGGGAGCGGCACGACCACGTCTACACCGACCCCCGCGACTACCCGCCGCTATCGGTCGCCACGACCGGTACGCACGATACGGAAACGCTCGCCGAGTGGTGGAAGACGCTTCCCGACGGCGAGCGGCTCGCGGTCGAGAGGGCGGTGGGCCTCATCGACCACGAGCCGCCGCCACCGGCACCACGGTCGTTTGCCGAAGTACACCTCCCGGTGCTGCAGCGTCTCTACGAGTCCGGCTCCGCACTGACGATTCTTCCGGTGCAGGATATGTTCGGGTGGAGCGACCGCATCAACGTCCCGGCGACGGTGGGACCGGAGAACTGGTCGTGGCGTCTGCCGGTGCCGACGCAGCAGCTCGACGAAATGCCCGGCGTCCGCGCGCGCCTCGAACACCTGCGCGGCATCGTCGACCGCAGCGGCCGCTGGTCGTAG
- a CDS encoding DUF1156 domain-containing protein, whose translation MSIERNFDVGLVADLALREKQIQQNYRPIIAVHKWFARRPGTLFRALILSEFVDAPLEQSFFRSHDLRGIRIADPFMGGGTPLLEANRVGCDVVGYDINPMAYWIVRQEIEHLDLRAYRAAADKLERRLVQQVGRLYETTCLECGRPDASVKYFLWVKQHPCPNCRRSVDLFPGYLLAENRRHPRNVIVCPGCGDLKEVDDRDQPGCCARCRAQLTTTGPARRNRVRCHECSIEISFPDASAGPPTHRMFAIEYNCTHCRPCHQGRFFKKPDAADLGRYVEAGRKRRQMKAEYIPDDEIPAGDETDRLHRWGYRRYREMFNDRQLLGLELICRTIVKQPDERVRNALATNLSDLLRYQNMVCRYDTYALKSLDIFSVHGFPVGLVECESNLLGIRRNGNGVNVGSGGWSNIVEKFVRAKQYCEAPFEVRQHGGRKVQVPITGEWIGDVRNGSGPPVKRNVRLECASATHADIPAASLDAVLTDPPYFANVQYAELMDFCYVWLRRLVGSDTNEALSRATTRNPHELTGNTTMDRGLSHFAEGISSVFKRMTTALKPGRPLAFTFHHNTIEAYYPIAVAVLDARLACSASIPCPAEMGASIHINGTGSSVIDTVFVCRSTGTVSRSTLAFAPRQIAELVLHDLARLRKGGVKPTRGDARCVVFGHLIRLAIWRLRASWHSERPWQYKMARVREMILSLGGVQSVERLLPADLSIRAGSRSARAREAEGQYEDKAAQVSF comes from the coding sequence ATGAGTATCGAACGGAACTTCGACGTGGGGTTGGTTGCTGACCTGGCACTACGGGAGAAGCAGATCCAACAAAACTACCGGCCGATCATAGCAGTCCACAAGTGGTTCGCGCGCCGGCCCGGCACCCTCTTTAGAGCGCTGATTCTCTCGGAGTTTGTCGACGCACCGCTGGAACAGAGCTTCTTCCGTTCGCACGACCTGCGCGGTATCCGTATCGCCGACCCCTTCATGGGCGGCGGCACCCCTTTGCTGGAAGCCAACCGGGTTGGCTGCGACGTCGTCGGCTACGACATCAACCCGATGGCGTACTGGATAGTGCGGCAGGAGATCGAACACCTCGACCTACGAGCTTACCGTGCCGCTGCCGATAAGCTGGAAAGGCGGCTCGTCCAACAGGTCGGCCGCCTGTATGAGACAACTTGCCTCGAATGCGGTCGCCCCGACGCTTCCGTGAAGTATTTCTTGTGGGTCAAGCAGCACCCGTGCCCCAATTGCCGTCGTTCGGTGGACCTCTTTCCCGGCTACCTGCTGGCCGAGAACCGCCGCCACCCGAGAAATGTTATTGTTTGCCCCGGGTGCGGCGATCTCAAAGAAGTCGATGACCGCGACCAACCGGGCTGCTGCGCGCGGTGTCGCGCGCAACTCACCACCACCGGCCCGGCGCGGCGCAACCGTGTCAGATGCCACGAATGCAGCATCGAGATCTCCTTTCCCGACGCATCGGCGGGGCCGCCAACGCACCGGATGTTTGCGATCGAGTACAACTGCACGCATTGCAGGCCCTGCCATCAGGGACGGTTCTTCAAGAAACCCGACGCCGCGGATCTTGGTCGTTACGTCGAAGCTGGGCGCAAGCGGCGCCAGATGAAGGCCGAGTACATCCCGGACGACGAAATCCCGGCCGGCGACGAGACGGACCGCTTGCACCGGTGGGGATATCGTCGCTACCGAGAGATGTTCAACGATAGGCAATTGCTCGGACTGGAGCTGATCTGCCGTACAATCGTCAAACAGCCCGACGAGCGCGTACGCAACGCACTCGCCACGAATCTCTCCGATCTGCTCCGCTATCAGAACATGGTGTGCCGGTACGACACCTACGCGCTAAAGTCGCTCGACATCTTCTCGGTCCACGGCTTTCCGGTCGGACTGGTGGAATGCGAATCGAACCTCCTGGGCATTCGGCGTAACGGCAACGGCGTAAACGTCGGTAGCGGTGGGTGGTCAAACATCGTCGAGAAGTTTGTCCGTGCGAAGCAGTACTGCGAAGCACCATTCGAGGTGCGGCAGCACGGGGGACGCAAGGTGCAGGTGCCAATCACGGGAGAGTGGATAGGCGACGTCCGCAACGGATCGGGGCCGCCAGTGAAACGAAACGTACGGCTGGAGTGCGCCAGCGCCACGCACGCGGATATCCCGGCAGCCTCGCTGGACGCCGTCTTAACCGACCCCCCGTACTTCGCCAACGTACAGTACGCCGAGCTGATGGACTTCTGTTACGTCTGGCTGCGCCGCCTGGTCGGATCGGACACCAACGAAGCGCTTAGCCGCGCGACGACGCGAAATCCACATGAACTCACCGGCAACACAACCATGGACCGCGGCCTCTCTCATTTTGCTGAGGGGATATCCTCGGTTTTCAAGAGAATGACGACGGCACTGAAGCCTGGCCGCCCCCTGGCGTTCACGTTCCATCACAACACCATCGAAGCGTACTACCCGATTGCAGTAGCGGTTCTCGACGCGCGCCTAGCATGCTCGGCGTCGATTCCATGTCCTGCCGAGATGGGGGCCTCGATCCACATCAACGGTACCGGCTCCTCGGTCATCGATACGGTGTTCGTGTGTCGGTCCACGGGTACCGTATCGCGCTCCACACTGGCGTTCGCCCCCAGACAGATTGCGGAGCTCGTGCTGCACGATTTGGCTCGTTTGCGAAAGGGCGGTGTGAAACCAACTCGTGGGGATGCGCGGTGTGTCGTCTTCGGACACCTCATCCGCCTGGCGATTTGGCGGCTGCGCGCGAGCTGGCACTCGGAGCGGCCCTGGCAATACAAGATGGCACGTGTTCGCGAGATGATCTTGTCGCTGGGCGGGGTCCAGTCGGTTGAGCGACTGCTTCCTGCCGATCTCTCGATCCGGGCCGGGTCGCGTTCGGCACGGGCACGAGAGGCGGAGGGGCAGTATGAGGATAAGGCGGCCCAAGTATCCTTTTGA
- the ilvD gene encoding dihydroxy-acid dehydratase: MNPYRSRITTQGRNMAGARSLWRATGMTDADFNKPIVAIANSFTQFVPGHVHLHDVGQRVKRVIDAAGGFGVEFDTIAVDDGIAMGHGGMLYSLPSRDLIADSVEYMVEAHVADALVCISNCDKITPGMLMAAMRLNLPTIFVSGGPMEAGTSSGTHDAEGRPLPAAKLDLIDPMIAASDASVSDAALLEMERSACPTCGSCSGMFTANSMNCLNEALGLALPGNGTVLATHARRWQLFEDAGRRIVDLARRYYVDGDAGVLPRSIATLAAFENAMTLDIAMGGSTNTVLHLLAIAHEAGVRFTMRDIDRLSRGVPNICKVAPSSHYHVEDVNRAGGIFTILGMLDRAGLIHREVAAVHNASMGAAIDANDLSRPSATAEAKQRALAAPGGVRTTAAFSQDKYYASTDDDRRAGCIRDVEHAYSADGGLAVLYGNLAEDGCIVKTAGVDESVWKFEGPARVFHSQEDACNAILNDRIEPGDVVVIRYEGPKGGPGMQEMLYPTSYLKGKNLGKACALVTDGRFSGGTSGLSIGHVSPEAAEGGAIALVEEGDRIRIDIPNRRLDLVVDDAELKRRRLDMLARGDGAWQAKERKRVVSQALQTYAMFTTSAARGAVRDLEQLRRRS, translated from the coding sequence ATGAACCCCTATCGCAGCCGCATCACCACCCAGGGCCGTAACATGGCCGGCGCCCGCTCGCTGTGGCGCGCCACGGGCATGACCGACGCCGACTTCAACAAACCCATCGTCGCCATCGCCAACAGCTTTACCCAGTTCGTCCCCGGCCACGTCCACCTGCACGACGTCGGCCAACGCGTGAAGCGCGTCATCGATGCGGCCGGCGGCTTCGGCGTCGAGTTCGACACCATCGCCGTCGACGACGGCATCGCCATGGGTCACGGCGGCATGCTCTATTCGCTACCCAGCCGCGACCTGATCGCCGATAGCGTCGAGTACATGGTCGAGGCGCATGTCGCCGATGCTCTCGTTTGCATCTCCAACTGCGACAAGATCACTCCCGGGATGTTGATGGCCGCCATGCGTCTCAACCTCCCGACCATTTTCGTGTCCGGCGGACCGATGGAAGCCGGCACCTCCTCCGGTACCCACGACGCCGAGGGCCGCCCGCTCCCGGCGGCCAAGCTCGACCTCATCGACCCGATGATAGCCGCCAGCGACGCGAGCGTCAGCGACGCCGCCCTGCTCGAGATGGAACGTTCGGCCTGTCCGACCTGCGGCTCGTGCTCGGGCATGTTCACCGCCAACAGCATGAACTGCCTCAACGAGGCTCTCGGTCTGGCCCTGCCGGGCAACGGCACGGTTCTCGCCACGCATGCCCGCCGCTGGCAGCTCTTCGAAGACGCCGGCCGGCGCATCGTCGATCTGGCGCGACGGTACTACGTCGACGGCGACGCCGGCGTGCTGCCGCGCAGCATCGCCACCCTGGCCGCGTTCGAAAACGCCATGACACTCGACATCGCCATGGGCGGCTCGACCAACACCGTGCTGCACCTGCTCGCCATTGCGCACGAAGCGGGAGTCAGGTTCACCATGCGGGACATCGACCGCCTGTCGCGCGGGGTGCCGAACATCTGCAAGGTGGCGCCTTCGTCTCACTACCACGTCGAGGACGTCAACCGCGCCGGGGGCATTTTCACCATTCTCGGTATGCTCGACCGCGCCGGTCTCATTCATCGCGAGGTGGCGGCGGTGCACAACGCCAGCATGGGCGCCGCCATCGACGCCAACGACCTGTCGCGGCCGAGCGCCACGGCCGAGGCGAAGCAGCGGGCACTCGCGGCGCCGGGTGGCGTCCGCACCACGGCCGCTTTTTCTCAGGACAAGTACTACGCCTCGACCGATGACGATCGGCGTGCCGGTTGCATCCGCGACGTCGAGCACGCCTACAGCGCCGACGGCGGACTCGCGGTGCTCTACGGCAACCTCGCCGAGGACGGCTGCATCGTGAAGACCGCAGGCGTCGACGAATCGGTCTGGAAGTTCGAAGGGCCGGCCCGCGTCTTCCATTCGCAGGAGGATGCCTGCAATGCCATTCTCAACGATCGGATCGAACCGGGCGACGTCGTCGTCATCCGCTACGAAGGACCGAAGGGCGGGCCGGGCATGCAGGAGATGCTCTATCCGACTTCGTACCTGAAGGGGAAGAATCTCGGCAAGGCCTGTGCGCTGGTCACCGACGGTCGTTTCAGCGGCGGCACCTCGGGCCTCAGCATCGGTCACGTCTCCCCGGAAGCGGCGGAAGGCGGCGCCATCGCGCTCGTGGAAGAGGGGGACCGCATCCGCATCGACATCCCGAACCGCCGCCTCGATCTGGTCGTCGACGACGCCGAACTGAAGCGCCGCCGCCTCGACATGCTGGCGCGGGGCGATGGCGCATGGCAGGCGAAGGAGCGCAAGCGGGTCGTCTCGCAGGCGCTGCAGACGTACGCGATGTTTACGACCAGCGCGGCGCGCGGCGCGGTGCGCGACCTCGAACAGTTGCGCCGCCGGTCGTAG